A stretch of the Arthrobacter sp. PAMC 25486 genome encodes the following:
- a CDS encoding 2-hydroxyacid dehydrogenase, giving the protein METDVSASQPQQRACPDGAQDGIILALRVLVPTARFAEEISGPGIAPIVWHLNDDPAEAPAADVLVTERPREFARRARVANIPGLRHVHLLSIGCEWVLEHLPADVTLSNSRGAVEDSTAELGMALILAALRELPDAVRQQSRHEWAPLWTTSLHGSVVLVLGHGGVGKELLARLEPFRPAALIPVASRARALKNGGQVHGPEELPGLLPTADVVVVTLPHDNSTRHLVDAAFLAHMKDGALLVNIGRGPVVDTAALLAELGTGRLRAALDVTDPEPLPSDHPLWDAPGALITPHMAGNTAEFLRLATELTVTQLGRMSRGEAPLHLVQ; this is encoded by the coding sequence ATGGAGACCGATGTGTCGGCGTCACAACCACAGCAGCGGGCCTGCCCTGACGGTGCCCAGGATGGAATAATTTTGGCACTGCGAGTCCTCGTCCCCACGGCCCGGTTCGCAGAGGAGATCAGCGGCCCGGGCATTGCACCCATCGTGTGGCACCTCAACGACGACCCCGCAGAGGCCCCCGCCGCGGACGTCCTGGTCACCGAACGGCCGCGTGAATTTGCCCGCCGCGCCCGGGTGGCCAACATTCCGGGCCTGCGCCACGTGCACCTGCTGTCGATCGGCTGCGAATGGGTCCTGGAGCATCTGCCGGCCGACGTGACGCTCAGCAATTCCCGCGGCGCGGTGGAGGATTCCACCGCCGAGCTTGGCATGGCCCTCATCCTTGCAGCGCTCAGGGAGCTGCCGGACGCGGTACGGCAACAGAGTCGGCACGAGTGGGCGCCACTCTGGACGACCTCCCTGCACGGTTCGGTGGTGCTTGTACTGGGACACGGCGGGGTGGGCAAGGAACTCCTCGCACGGTTGGAGCCCTTCCGTCCTGCCGCCCTGATTCCCGTTGCCAGCCGGGCGCGGGCGCTGAAAAACGGCGGCCAGGTCCACGGACCGGAGGAACTGCCGGGTCTTCTTCCGACGGCGGATGTGGTGGTGGTGACGCTCCCCCATGACAACTCCACCAGACACCTGGTGGATGCCGCCTTCCTGGCACACATGAAGGACGGGGCACTGCTGGTCAACATTGGGCGTGGGCCTGTGGTTGACACCGCCGCACTCCTGGCAGAGCTGGGAACTGGGCGGCTGCGGGCTGCCCTGGATGTCACGGACCCGGAACCGCTGCCCTCCGACCACCCTTTGTGGGATGCCCCCGGCGCCCTCATCACTCCCCACATGGCGGGCAACACGGCCGAATTCCTCCGCCTGGCGACGGAACTGACGGTCACCCAGCTGGGCCGGATGTCCCGGGGAGAGGCGCCGCTTCATCTAGTTCAGTGA
- a CDS encoding cyclophilin-like fold protein, whose translation MRGKLFLAAPLAALVALAGCTTPTRAESGPTRAETGTGTLPPQIQGATTASDTAPAPAAATPEPAVSPDEDVLVRFTAGETTVDVTITPDNPTAKDFLILLPLTVPVPVPVEEFAGMEKLAHLPRDLETAGSPGSGPENGFLIYYIPWGNLGFHYTTDGIGYSDQIIHLGIYNATTEPPTQLEGDNITVHIVK comes from the coding sequence ATGCGGGGAAAGCTCTTCCTGGCCGCGCCACTGGCAGCACTGGTGGCTCTGGCCGGCTGCACAACACCCACCAGGGCAGAGTCGGGACCCACCAGGGCAGAGACGGGGACAGGGACCCTGCCACCACAGATACAAGGGGCCACCACTGCCTCCGACACTGCTCCGGCACCCGCGGCAGCCACTCCGGAACCTGCCGTTTCCCCTGACGAAGACGTACTCGTCCGCTTCACCGCCGGAGAAACAACCGTTGACGTGACCATCACTCCCGACAATCCCACCGCCAAGGACTTCCTGATCCTGCTTCCGCTGACCGTGCCTGTGCCTGTGCCTGTGGAGGAATTTGCGGGCATGGAGAAACTGGCCCATCTCCCCCGCGATCTCGAAACAGCAGGATCCCCCGGTTCCGGCCCCGAGAATGGATTCCTCATCTACTACATCCCGTGGGGAAACCTCGGCTTCCACTACACCACGGACGGCATCGGATACTCGGACCAAATCATCCATCTGGGCATCTACAACGCCACCACCGAACCACCAACCCAGCTTGAAGGCGACAATATCACCGTACACATCGTCAAATAG
- a CDS encoding MFS transporter — MTSESAPNGQGCVRILDAAAEKGPRRTQAVPLKQEIRAAPVGRHLPLPALLVMALMGFILIATETMPAGLLPHIAAGLNIAEGTAGQLVSAYALGTVVLTIPAIALTRGMRRKPVFLVGILGFLLANTIAAFSADIVLTLAVRFAAGAFSGLLWGMLAGYARRITAPELAGRALAIASIGTPLGLALGTPLGSWLGSTFDWRWSFWALTGMAILTAILAWLLVPDAPGQRAESQIPMLKVFAIPGVSVILLVIFAWMLAHNTVYTYIAAYLRSANIPLGVDVALVVFGASALIGIWITGALIDRAPWLLVLVSLSVFLTAGVVFFAGAHSLVAVLIALVLWGVAFGGAAPQLQTAISEASGENADVANSLLGVAFNVAIFAAGVLGAVLITSFDGMVLPLLMIGLAATALIIAFTARRAAFPVHR; from the coding sequence TTGACTTCAGAATCTGCGCCGAACGGCCAGGGCTGCGTGCGCATCTTGGACGCTGCAGCAGAGAAGGGTCCCCGCCGGACGCAGGCGGTGCCGCTCAAGCAGGAAATCCGCGCAGCCCCCGTGGGGCGCCACCTGCCGTTGCCTGCACTGTTGGTCATGGCCCTGATGGGCTTCATCCTTATAGCCACCGAAACTATGCCGGCCGGACTTCTGCCGCACATTGCGGCCGGCCTGAACATTGCCGAAGGTACGGCTGGGCAGTTGGTGAGCGCCTATGCCTTGGGCACCGTCGTGCTCACGATCCCGGCCATTGCGCTCACCCGCGGCATGCGACGCAAACCAGTCTTCCTGGTCGGAATTCTGGGATTCCTGCTCGCCAACACCATAGCGGCATTCTCGGCTGACATCGTACTGACCTTGGCCGTCCGCTTTGCCGCAGGCGCGTTCTCGGGGCTGTTGTGGGGGATGCTGGCCGGGTACGCGCGCCGCATCACGGCCCCGGAACTTGCCGGCCGGGCCCTGGCCATCGCATCCATCGGCACGCCGCTGGGGTTGGCGCTCGGGACTCCGCTCGGTTCCTGGCTCGGCTCCACCTTCGACTGGCGTTGGTCATTTTGGGCACTCACCGGAATGGCAATTCTCACTGCCATTCTGGCCTGGCTGCTCGTCCCCGACGCCCCCGGCCAGCGGGCCGAGTCCCAAATCCCCATGCTCAAGGTCTTCGCCATCCCGGGTGTGTCAGTGATTCTCCTGGTGATCTTTGCCTGGATGCTCGCGCACAACACCGTCTACACCTATATCGCCGCCTACCTGCGCTCGGCCAATATTCCTCTGGGCGTCGATGTGGCTCTGGTGGTGTTTGGCGCATCAGCCTTGATCGGCATCTGGATTACCGGCGCACTCATCGACCGTGCCCCCTGGCTCCTTGTGCTGGTGAGCCTGTCAGTGTTCCTGACGGCCGGTGTGGTCTTCTTCGCCGGCGCACACTCCCTTGTCGCCGTGCTGATCGCCCTGGTCCTGTGGGGGGTTGCCTTCGGCGGTGCAGCGCCGCAGCTGCAGACGGCTATCAGCGAGGCCAGCGGTGAGAATGCCGACGTAGCGAATTCCCTGCTCGGCGTCGCCTTCAATGTCGCCATCTTCGCCGCCGGCGTCCTCGGGGCCGTGCTGATCACCAGCTTCGACGGCATGGTCCTGCCCCTCCTCATGATCGGCCTCGCCGCCACGGCCCTGATCATCGCCTTTACCGCACGCCGCGCTGCCTTCCCCGTCCATCGCTAA
- a CDS encoding helix-turn-helix transcriptional regulator, translating into MNNRAEVREFLISRRALVNPEQVGLPAGTNRRVKGLRRNEVATLAGVSIEYYTRMERGAISGASPEVLDSIAKALRLDDAERAHLFDLAHAASPVARPPRRRNTKTWVAHPSLQWTLDAVTAGPAFVRNGRMDLLAANNLARAFYKDVYDMPGQSPNIARHTFLEERAHDFYPDWELFAEVNVAILRTEAARDPHNKELHDLIGELSTRSEEFRRRWGAHNVRHHGTGSKTFHHPVVGEVTLAYEGLEMAAEPGLTLTIYAAEPGSASEQALQLLASWAATEYGAPRSSIKAQESTDH; encoded by the coding sequence ATGAACAATCGAGCTGAAGTGCGTGAATTTCTGATTTCACGCCGTGCCCTGGTTAATCCGGAGCAGGTCGGCCTTCCGGCAGGCACCAACCGGCGGGTCAAGGGGCTGCGCCGCAACGAGGTGGCGACCCTGGCCGGGGTGAGCATCGAGTACTACACCCGCATGGAGCGCGGTGCCATCAGCGGTGCCTCACCCGAAGTCCTGGACAGCATTGCCAAGGCGCTCCGCCTTGATGACGCCGAACGCGCACACCTGTTCGACCTCGCCCACGCCGCAAGCCCGGTCGCCAGGCCGCCCCGGCGCCGCAATACCAAAACATGGGTGGCACACCCAAGCCTGCAGTGGACACTCGACGCCGTGACGGCCGGACCTGCCTTTGTGCGCAACGGGCGCATGGACCTGCTGGCCGCCAACAATTTGGCACGCGCCTTCTATAAGGACGTCTATGACATGCCGGGCCAGTCGCCGAACATTGCCCGGCATACCTTTCTTGAGGAGCGGGCACACGATTTCTACCCGGACTGGGAGTTGTTCGCGGAGGTGAATGTGGCCATCCTGCGCACCGAAGCGGCCCGGGACCCCCATAACAAGGAACTCCACGACCTTATCGGGGAACTGTCCACCCGCTCTGAGGAGTTTCGGCGCCGGTGGGGTGCGCACAATGTCCGCCATCACGGCACGGGCTCAAAAACCTTTCATCATCCCGTTGTCGGCGAGGTCACCCTCGCCTACGAAGGACTGGAGATGGCAGCCGAGCCCGGCCTGACACTGACCATCTACGCGGCCGAACCGGGATCCGCCTCCGAGCAGGCGTTGCAGCTGCTGGCGTCGTGGGCGGCCACCGAATACGGTGCCCCGCGTTCCTCGATCAAGGCGCAGGAATCCACCGACCACTAA
- a CDS encoding cyclophilin-like fold protein — MKIALSIDGIHVEAELYDHPVAGELAGMLPLDLIFNDFNNVEKVASLGRSLTLHGVPDADAPQPGEIGYYAPTQGFVLFYGSPGRWPGLVRMGRFSYDLEALRDLPDATSIHIATRDTTVDTPGKKLK; from the coding sequence ATGAAGATTGCACTGAGCATTGACGGCATCCATGTTGAGGCAGAACTGTATGACCATCCCGTGGCGGGCGAACTGGCCGGGATGCTTCCCCTGGATCTCATCTTTAATGATTTCAACAACGTGGAGAAGGTGGCGTCTCTGGGCCGGTCCCTGACCCTGCATGGCGTGCCGGATGCCGATGCTCCCCAGCCAGGGGAAATTGGCTATTACGCACCCACACAGGGATTTGTTCTTTTCTATGGCAGTCCCGGACGGTGGCCCGGGCTGGTGCGGATGGGGCGTTTCAGCTACGACCTGGAAGCGCTGCGGGACCTCCCAGACGCCACCAGTATCCATATAGCGACCAGAGACACAACTGTTGACACTCCAGGAAAGAAGCTCAAGTGA
- a CDS encoding dihydrofolate reductase family protein, with product MSRPYVIIHTHTALDGNINGMDLPAFEAGSQHYQDLALTPERQVLNIDAYLNGKTSTEDNITHYNKPGLDEQAADVPAGDFLAEPEAGMYYVSIDPRGELAWEDNTFGYGGVPAHFLEVLTDQASNAYKDFLRRKRISYIMAGGEQVDYELMLSKLHGLGIKRLMVGGGGTINWSFLQNGLVDEVSMVLAPIANGDPDAPRFFTAREPYSSVSPVALHLSSVEDLGDSVVWLRYTVDPVTG from the coding sequence GTGAGCCGCCCGTATGTCATCATCCATACTCACACCGCTCTTGATGGAAACATCAATGGCATGGACCTGCCGGCGTTCGAAGCGGGCAGCCAGCACTACCAGGATCTTGCGCTGACCCCGGAACGGCAGGTGCTCAATATTGACGCCTACCTCAACGGCAAGACGTCCACGGAAGACAACATCACCCACTACAACAAACCAGGCCTGGACGAGCAGGCCGCGGACGTCCCTGCCGGGGACTTCCTAGCCGAACCTGAAGCGGGCATGTACTACGTTTCAATCGACCCGCGCGGCGAGCTGGCCTGGGAAGACAACACGTTCGGGTATGGGGGCGTGCCCGCCCACTTCCTTGAGGTGCTCACGGATCAGGCAAGCAACGCCTACAAGGACTTTCTGCGCCGTAAACGCATCTCCTACATCATGGCCGGCGGCGAACAAGTCGACTATGAGCTCATGCTGTCCAAGCTTCATGGGCTGGGCATCAAGCGGCTCATGGTGGGCGGCGGCGGAACCATCAACTGGTCCTTCCTACAAAACGGCCTCGTGGACGAGGTCAGCATGGTGCTGGCCCCGATCGCCAACGGCGACCCGGACGCCCCGCGCTTCTTTACCGCCCGTGAACCGTACAGTTCCGTCAGCCCGGTTGCCCTTCATCTCTCCAGTGTGGAAGACCTTGGGGACAGTGTCGTGTGGCTACGCTACACCGTCGATCCCGTCACTGGCTGA
- a CDS encoding Dps family protein encodes MASKKTSANKYTVPGLSLKAGRRVAVILQGRLYALNDLQLTLKHAHWNVVGRDFIGVHEMLDPQIELVRAMIDETAERIATLGMSPNGLPGALVRERAWDDYAVGRASTTEHLAALDIVYDGVVSSHRDALAATGALDPITEDMLIGQTAKLELFQWFLRAHLENSEGTLSHEGAETEKTAAARAKK; translated from the coding sequence ATGGCTTCCAAGAAAACTTCCGCCAACAAATATACTGTTCCTGGCCTGTCACTCAAGGCTGGGCGCCGAGTAGCAGTCATCCTGCAAGGCAGGCTTTATGCATTGAATGACCTGCAGCTCACGTTGAAGCACGCCCACTGGAACGTCGTGGGCCGCGATTTCATTGGGGTCCATGAAATGCTGGATCCTCAAATTGAACTTGTCCGGGCCATGATTGACGAAACCGCCGAGCGCATTGCCACACTGGGTATGTCCCCCAATGGCCTGCCCGGGGCCTTGGTCCGGGAACGCGCCTGGGATGACTACGCTGTGGGACGTGCCTCGACCACGGAGCACCTGGCAGCATTGGACATCGTTTACGATGGCGTCGTCTCAAGCCACCGGGACGCCCTCGCAGCAACAGGGGCGCTTGACCCGATTACTGAAGACATGCTGATCGGCCAAACAGCCAAGCTGGAACTTTTCCAGTGGTTCTTGCGTGCCCATCTGGAAAACAGCGAGGGAACATTGAGCCACGAAGGTGCGGAAACTGAAAAGACCGCTGCCGCAAGGGCCAAGAAGTAA
- a CDS encoding DUF2945 domain-containing protein, producing MSHEFSVGDHVRWNSEAGYVEGKITKVHTSDVDYKGHMRRCSTEEPQYEIKSDKTEHVAMHKGSALKKV from the coding sequence ATGTCACATGAATTCTCCGTTGGGGACCACGTGCGCTGGAATTCCGAAGCCGGGTATGTGGAAGGCAAAATCACCAAAGTCCACACGAGCGACGTTGACTACAAGGGCCACATGCGTCGGTGCAGCACTGAGGAACCACAATATGAAATCAAGAGCGACAAAACCGAGCACGTGGCCATGCATAAAGGCAGTGCCCTGAAAAAAGTCTGA
- a CDS encoding DUF6328 family protein, translating into MESHEAGGQEAGSASTGRNETRNEQHDRNWDDILQELRVLQTGVQIIAGFLLTLPFQSRFAELDSTAVTIYLALVVLAAVTTCLMLVPVTLHRKLFRLRQKEKVVAAGHCILKAVLVLVGVLIAGSTTLIFYIVVGGLSSAVVALVFALGLVGGLYLYPRVRRRDDS; encoded by the coding sequence ATGGAATCCCACGAAGCTGGCGGGCAAGAAGCCGGCAGTGCGTCAACCGGTCGCAATGAGACAAGGAACGAACAGCATGATCGCAACTGGGATGACATCTTGCAGGAACTGCGCGTCTTGCAAACCGGCGTTCAAATTATTGCAGGATTCTTGTTGACGCTTCCGTTCCAGAGCCGCTTTGCTGAACTGGACTCCACCGCCGTCACCATTTACCTGGCCCTGGTTGTTTTAGCGGCTGTAACGACTTGCCTGATGCTGGTGCCCGTGACTCTGCACCGCAAATTATTTAGGCTGCGTCAAAAGGAGAAAGTGGTCGCTGCCGGCCATTGCATATTAAAGGCTGTATTGGTGCTGGTTGGGGTATTGATCGCCGGTTCCACGACATTGATTTTCTACATAGTAGTGGGAGGCCTCAGCAGCGCGGTGGTTGCCTTAGTCTTCGCGCTCGGACTTGTTGGTGGACTTTACCTATACCCGCGGGTAAGACGGCGCGACGACAGTTGA
- a CDS encoding Rho termination factor N-terminal domain-containing protein, which produces MPEKKNPSIKDPELYQALRDDGASQQKAARISNAAAKAGRATVGRKGGKSSPYEEWTVAQLRGKAREIGLKGYSRQRKQELIDALRNS; this is translated from the coding sequence ATGCCAGAGAAAAAGAACCCCAGTATAAAAGATCCCGAGCTGTACCAGGCGCTGCGTGACGACGGGGCCTCCCAGCAAAAAGCCGCCCGGATATCCAACGCTGCCGCCAAAGCAGGGCGTGCGACTGTGGGCCGCAAGGGTGGCAAGTCCAGCCCCTACGAGGAATGGACTGTTGCTCAGCTCCGCGGGAAGGCACGGGAAATCGGCCTCAAGGGGTATTCGCGCCAACGCAAACAGGAATTGATCGATGCACTAAGGAATTCCTAG
- a CDS encoding SDR family oxidoreductase — MNAPVNLKGKVAAVTGGANGIGREIARALAQAGAKVAIGDLDGEAARLTAEALTAAGLDGAVFGVELDVTSSSSFAGFLATAEARLGPVDVLVNNAGVMWVGPFDAEPEAAAERQITVNLLGVIRGVKLAAPAMVARGSGHIITIASASSILTTPGEASYSAGKHGVLGYLKAVREELHRSPVQLSVIMPAVVDTALAAGTGTGAAKLLQPADIAAAVLATIDRPRFEVTIPAYIGPLMRFINVLPGQVRDLLMRQLVPNQVREVDRGARATYEAQFGEPD; from the coding sequence ATGAACGCCCCAGTGAATCTCAAGGGGAAGGTCGCCGCCGTCACTGGAGGCGCCAATGGTATCGGCCGGGAGATCGCGCGGGCCCTCGCCCAGGCGGGCGCCAAGGTGGCGATCGGGGATCTCGACGGTGAAGCGGCACGGTTGACGGCGGAAGCGCTCACGGCGGCAGGGCTCGATGGTGCGGTGTTCGGCGTCGAACTTGATGTCACGAGCAGCTCCTCCTTTGCCGGATTCCTGGCAACAGCGGAAGCCCGGCTGGGCCCGGTTGATGTCCTGGTGAACAACGCGGGCGTCATGTGGGTGGGGCCGTTCGATGCAGAACCAGAGGCAGCGGCCGAACGCCAGATCACTGTCAATCTGCTGGGCGTCATCAGGGGCGTGAAGCTCGCCGCCCCGGCGATGGTGGCACGGGGTTCGGGCCACATCATCACCATCGCTTCGGCGTCGTCGATACTGACAACGCCCGGCGAGGCGAGCTACTCGGCGGGCAAGCACGGCGTTCTTGGCTATCTCAAGGCGGTCCGTGAGGAACTGCACCGCTCCCCCGTTCAGCTGTCGGTGATCATGCCCGCCGTGGTGGACACCGCACTGGCCGCCGGGACGGGAACGGGTGCCGCCAAGCTGCTGCAACCGGCAGACATCGCGGCGGCGGTACTGGCCACGATTGACCGGCCGCGTTTTGAGGTCACGATCCCCGCCTACATCGGGCCACTTATGCGGTTCATCAACGTGCTGCCTGGGCAGGTGCGCGATCTGCTGATGCGCCAGCTCGTACCAAACCAGGTCCGCGAGGTGGACCGCGGAGCCCGCGCCACGTACGAGGCGCAGTTCGGCGAGCCCGACTAG
- a CDS encoding NAD(P)/FAD-dependent oxidoreductase has translation MSYLVKPEHLAAAVTGDIAVNESLPRTAVIGAGSSGITAAKALYAAGVPFDCFERGSAIGGNWLFANPNGQSACYDTLEINTSGPRMAFSDFPMPSDYPPYPRHDLVHAYFEKYVDHFGFRHKITFNTTVEDVSRDSGGGWLVRTSGPGGERTEKYAAVLVANGHHWDPKWPEPAYPGTFDGEQIHAHNYNSGDQLEGRDVVVVGAGNSAMDIAVEGSFRAKSVALSIRHGQWVLRKSLLGKPSDQVALPGWMPWWVTGLRLRIGALTSGSLRRYGLPTPPHKPGQSHPVQSDQIRTRIAAGKIAVHPGIERFDGDSVVFLDGSRAPADLIVWATGYKVSFPFLDPALVSAANNDLPLWKRTVHPELPGLFFIGLAQPVGAVMPVAEAQSAWVAEMLTGRYALPAGAEIRAQLTRDHERNKKQFYASPRHTMEVDFDHYLWDLGRERRRGQQRAATGGTAFPRHRDEPRSEGDGSKA, from the coding sequence ATGTCATATCTAGTGAAGCCTGAACACCTCGCCGCTGCGGTGACCGGCGACATTGCCGTCAATGAATCCCTGCCCCGCACCGCCGTCATCGGCGCCGGATCCTCCGGGATCACCGCCGCCAAGGCCCTTTACGCTGCCGGTGTGCCGTTCGACTGCTTTGAACGCGGCAGCGCCATCGGCGGCAACTGGCTCTTTGCCAACCCCAACGGCCAGTCGGCGTGCTATGACACGCTGGAGATCAACACCTCCGGCCCTCGCATGGCGTTCTCCGACTTCCCCATGCCCAGCGACTACCCGCCCTATCCCCGGCATGACCTGGTGCATGCCTACTTTGAAAAGTACGTGGACCATTTCGGCTTCCGGCACAAGATCACCTTCAACACCACGGTGGAGGACGTCAGCCGTGATTCCGGAGGCGGCTGGCTCGTGCGCACCAGCGGCCCCGGCGGTGAACGCACGGAGAAGTACGCTGCCGTCCTGGTCGCCAATGGGCACCACTGGGATCCCAAATGGCCGGAGCCCGCCTATCCCGGCACCTTTGATGGCGAACAAATCCATGCCCACAACTACAACTCGGGAGACCAGCTCGAGGGGAGGGACGTCGTCGTGGTCGGCGCGGGAAATTCCGCGATGGACATCGCCGTCGAAGGGTCTTTCCGGGCCAAGAGTGTGGCGCTCTCGATCCGCCATGGGCAGTGGGTGCTGCGCAAGTCACTGCTTGGCAAACCCAGCGACCAGGTCGCCCTGCCCGGCTGGATGCCGTGGTGGGTGACGGGGCTGCGGCTGCGGATCGGGGCCCTCACCTCGGGCAGCCTGCGCAGGTACGGGCTGCCAACGCCGCCGCACAAGCCGGGGCAGTCGCACCCTGTGCAGTCCGACCAAATCCGCACCCGCATCGCCGCCGGGAAGATCGCCGTGCATCCGGGCATTGAGCGTTTCGACGGCGACTCCGTGGTATTTCTGGACGGCTCACGTGCTCCGGCGGACCTGATCGTGTGGGCCACCGGCTACAAGGTGAGCTTCCCGTTCCTGGACCCCGCGCTGGTCTCGGCCGCGAACAACGACCTGCCCCTCTGGAAGCGCACCGTCCACCCCGAGCTGCCCGGACTGTTCTTCATCGGGCTGGCGCAACCCGTGGGCGCCGTGATGCCCGTGGCCGAGGCGCAATCCGCCTGGGTCGCCGAGATGCTCACCGGCCGCTATGCCCTCCCGGCCGGCGCCGAGATCCGGGCGCAGCTGACCCGCGACCATGAACGCAACAAGAAGCAGTTCTACGCCTCTCCCCGGCACACCATGGAAGTGGATTTTGACCACTACCTTTGGGACCTCGGACGCGAACGACGGCGGGGCCAACAGCGGGCGGCCACCGGCGGCACCGCGTTCCCCCGGCACAGGGACGAGCCGCGGAGTGAAGGCGACGGGAGCAAGGCATGA
- a CDS encoding TetR/AcrR family transcriptional regulator, which yields MTADSPAHSQAGSGLWHGTARNARDEQRRRRLLEAALELHGTLGYGSTTVQTVCKLAKVSTRSFYELYADHEELLTRLYLELNDEVLATINGGGIEHAPDLFTAVRSLVSAALGPMLADERKARVMEIEAVGVSAALEQQRRATIRRLAVAVDTAFDAFADAGLVESAPKGLSSLILIGGITEALVQRVLTEPSHREPTREFIDEVARVIVLMTGPAPDTP from the coding sequence ATGACGGCGGACTCACCAGCGCACTCCCAAGCCGGCTCAGGCCTGTGGCACGGCACCGCACGCAATGCCCGTGATGAGCAGCGGCGGCGGCGCCTGCTCGAGGCGGCCCTCGAACTCCATGGCACCCTGGGCTACGGTTCCACTACGGTGCAGACCGTGTGCAAGCTGGCCAAGGTATCCACCCGGTCCTTTTACGAACTGTATGCCGACCATGAGGAACTGTTGACGCGCCTCTACCTTGAACTTAACGATGAAGTCTTGGCGACCATCAACGGCGGCGGCATTGAGCATGCGCCGGACCTGTTCACGGCAGTGCGAAGCCTGGTGTCCGCGGCGCTGGGGCCGATGCTGGCGGACGAACGGAAGGCGCGGGTCATGGAAATCGAGGCGGTCGGCGTTTCGGCGGCGTTGGAACAACAGCGCCGGGCGACCATCCGGCGTCTCGCGGTCGCCGTCGACACCGCCTTTGATGCCTTCGCCGATGCCGGACTCGTCGAGTCGGCACCCAAGGGGCTGAGCAGCTTGATCCTGATCGGCGGCATCACCGAAGCCCTGGTGCAGCGGGTGCTGACCGAACCCTCCCACCGCGAGCCAACCCGGGAGTTCATTGACGAAGTTGCCAGGGTCATCGTGCTCATGACGGGCCCCGCGCCGGACACTCCCTAG
- the mtnN gene encoding 5'-methylthioadenosine/S-adenosylhomocysteine nucleosidase has product MSTAISSTSASNTAAAAVAAPAMTAVEVVIIAAMAEEIAPFLARADAVAEPVPVGNSVHRMGLLNGHNTLFVQGGIGLVNASGAATSALLFASRRNDGGRTPLVISAGTAGGLGDAVRVGDVVIGTDTINADADAQAFGYQRGQVPGMPVSYPVPEFLLAASFVDVTGANLVDTVHRGLMVSSYSFVDRDRAVVIKGHFDQVLSTDMESSAIAATSHAHKAPFLAIRGISDLCGPAAEADFATHVDDAAERSAEITVAVIDSWFAAGSPRMDAASAYA; this is encoded by the coding sequence GTGAGCACCGCCATCTCCAGCACCTCCGCATCCAACACCGCCGCCGCCGCGGTTGCCGCACCCGCCATGACCGCCGTGGAGGTCGTCATCATTGCGGCCATGGCGGAGGAAATCGCCCCCTTCCTGGCACGCGCCGATGCGGTCGCCGAGCCGGTTCCGGTGGGCAATTCCGTCCACCGGATGGGCCTGCTCAACGGCCACAACACCTTGTTCGTCCAGGGCGGCATTGGCCTGGTGAACGCGTCCGGCGCCGCGACCTCCGCACTGCTCTTTGCCAGCCGCAGGAACGACGGCGGCCGCACTCCGCTGGTGATCAGCGCCGGAACCGCCGGCGGTCTCGGCGACGCCGTCCGCGTAGGTGACGTGGTCATCGGCACCGACACCATCAACGCCGATGCCGACGCACAGGCCTTCGGCTACCAGCGCGGCCAGGTCCCGGGCATGCCCGTGTCCTATCCCGTGCCGGAGTTCCTGTTGGCTGCCAGCTTCGTTGACGTGACTGGTGCGAACCTTGTGGACACGGTGCACCGCGGGCTCATGGTGTCCAGCTATTCCTTCGTGGACCGGGACCGCGCCGTGGTCATCAAGGGCCATTTTGACCAGGTCCTGTCCACGGACATGGAATCCTCGGCCATCGCGGCGACCAGCCACGCCCACAAGGCCCCATTCCTGGCAATCCGCGGCATCTCCGATCTTTGCGGCCCCGCCGCCGAGGCGGACTTTGCCACGCACGTGGACGACGCCGCCGAACGCTCGGCGGAAATCACCGTAGCCGTGATCGACTCCTGGTTCGCAGCCGGTTCACCGCGCATGGACGCAGCGTCCGCCTACGCATAG